The following coding sequences are from one Pigmentibacter sp. JX0631 window:
- a CDS encoding PAS domain-containing sensor histidine kinase, whose product MDFKFFFDLAKDALLLVDPSGKIIAANKVANKHFLTTEKNLFSLLIASELEKLNTLLEKIKISTQVDDFSQIELSCFPEMLSRSRWKIFFLKETNHFAFCCEELSQYSSEDFLLHTGLMKIIFDNDPNLIAIVNRVGLYLFANKAIYDFAGIKEGKNIETLNHLLQEKELWLPGTEKLENKDEEKVSEIELTTDPSGNAAWFENIRVPIKMPYGEDVLLIISKDVTNWKLSEKRLVDHQQALFHSNRLSYLGEMAGQIAHEINNPLTIILGNSQILKKNLRQDEKEENELLIKSIEKIEFMVDRISKLIKMMRSLAKNNTVLPQTKSKVTDIIQSVFSTLTDKFKAYEIETSLQINKIENDEIYCYPTELSQVVLNILLNSIDSIILSKKNSERKIDLKLYEEKENIIIQISNTGEQIAEEIKDRIFEPFFTTKPVGHGTGLGLSISKRIVEQHKGTIHFDSSEKLTTFYITLPTDAI is encoded by the coding sequence ATGGATTTCAAATTTTTCTTTGATCTAGCTAAAGATGCTCTGCTTCTTGTAGACCCATCTGGAAAAATTATTGCTGCTAATAAAGTGGCAAATAAACATTTTTTAACTACTGAGAAAAATTTATTTTCTTTGTTAATTGCTTCTGAATTGGAAAAATTAAATACTCTATTAGAAAAAATAAAAATTAGTACTCAAGTTGATGATTTTTCACAAATTGAGCTTTCATGTTTTCCTGAAATGCTGTCTCGTTCACGCTGGAAAATTTTTTTTCTTAAGGAAACAAATCATTTTGCATTTTGTTGTGAAGAATTGTCGCAATATTCTTCAGAAGATTTTTTGTTACATACAGGTCTTATGAAAATAATTTTTGATAATGATCCTAATTTAATAGCAATTGTTAATCGTGTAGGACTTTATTTATTTGCAAATAAAGCTATTTATGATTTTGCAGGAATAAAAGAAGGAAAGAATATAGAAACACTTAATCATTTGTTGCAAGAAAAAGAATTGTGGTTACCTGGCACAGAAAAGCTAGAAAATAAAGATGAAGAAAAAGTTTCTGAAATAGAATTAACAACAGATCCTTCTGGCAATGCTGCTTGGTTTGAAAATATTAGAGTTCCAATAAAAATGCCGTATGGAGAAGATGTTCTCTTAATTATTTCAAAAGACGTAACCAATTGGAAATTATCTGAAAAAAGACTTGTTGATCATCAACAAGCTTTATTTCATTCAAATAGGCTGTCATATTTAGGTGAAATGGCAGGGCAAATTGCCCATGAAATTAATAATCCGTTAACAATTATTTTAGGAAATTCACAAATCTTAAAGAAGAATCTGCGACAAGATGAAAAGGAAGAAAATGAATTACTAATTAAATCTATCGAAAAAATTGAATTTATGGTCGATAGAATTTCAAAATTAATAAAAATGATGAGATCACTAGCAAAAAATAACACCGTTCTCCCCCAAACAAAATCGAAAGTAACAGATATTATTCAATCTGTTTTTAGCACTTTAACAGATAAATTTAAAGCTTATGAAATAGAAACTTCTCTGCAAATAAATAAAATAGAGAATGATGAAATTTATTGTTATCCAACTGAATTATCGCAAGTAGTTTTAAACATTCTCCTTAATTCAATTGATAGTATAATATTAAGTAAAAAAAATTCTGAGCGAAAAATAGATCTAAAACTATATGAAGAAAAAGAAAATATAATCATTCAAATTTCTAATACAGGAGAACAAATTGCTGAAGAAATAAAAGATAGAATTTTCGAACCATTTTTTACTACTAAACCAGTAGGACATGGAACCGGGCTTGGATTAAGCATTTCTAAAAGAATTGTAGAACAACATAAAGGAACAATTCATTTTGACAGTAGTGAAAAGTTAACTACATTTTATATTACTCTTCCAACTGACGCTATCTAG
- a CDS encoding beta-ketoacyl synthase N-terminal-like domain-containing protein, with the protein MTISSNSLPKRRKVFLYAASVVAPGASNLEEFLAIVEKGESALTPKQSLSNVFLAGIPKFDFSIYKDWLEERHGPKRYTLLKEKNGDLVKYAVGSLIDALKSRPGLEKVLQTLDPRITIQYANGLADLPVMFQSARESDAGFFQWNSFWADPIRNQECSDHLTQKKIYPNVPPKPDLFPVDSLQRFEALKKWNDFWIQQSSNYQNFLTELKEIEAQPVVGIDIDAAKLALIRTKSKLRKNLIDKYQCPTPPWESTSPNLLWNVPNVAAAQASMLLNIHGTSTGFSGACASFGSMIDHALLEIQSGRTDVAIVGATDANPSNELISAFYNGRLAVLGDSHGVPFCDLRGTHISGGACTWIIAAEDAMQKFDIQPLPVEILGAGVSSDAEHIITPSKEGPKLAIKRAFADAGIQPAQVCLWDMHATGTPGDWNELNLIDEFAPKTAYISARKGIFGHGMSVGGGWELTAQLLGTKKTNQQTYKLLPSGIDPNKINPKISSLNRNLLLNKVVEIKAQDEGLVCVKLSMGLGGTTSCVVARVK; encoded by the coding sequence ATGACTATATCTTCAAATTCTTTGCCTAAGCGTAGGAAAGTTTTTCTTTACGCCGCATCTGTAGTCGCTCCAGGCGCTTCAAATTTGGAAGAATTTCTTGCAATTGTTGAAAAAGGGGAATCAGCTCTAACACCAAAGCAGTCCTTATCAAATGTTTTTTTAGCAGGAATTCCGAAGTTTGACTTCTCTATCTACAAAGATTGGTTAGAAGAAAGGCATGGGCCCAAAAGATATACTTTACTCAAAGAAAAAAATGGTGATTTGGTTAAATATGCTGTTGGTAGCCTTATAGATGCCTTAAAATCAAGACCTGGATTAGAAAAAGTGTTACAAACTCTTGATCCGCGTATTACAATTCAATACGCTAATGGTTTAGCGGATTTACCCGTAATGTTTCAATCTGCACGCGAATCAGATGCTGGTTTTTTTCAATGGAATTCTTTTTGGGCAGATCCAATACGAAATCAAGAATGTTCCGATCACTTAACTCAAAAGAAAATTTATCCAAATGTTCCTCCTAAGCCCGATCTTTTCCCTGTAGATTCTCTACAGCGTTTCGAGGCATTAAAAAAATGGAATGACTTTTGGATACAACAATCAAGTAATTATCAGAATTTTTTAACTGAATTAAAAGAAATTGAAGCTCAACCGGTGGTTGGAATTGATATCGATGCAGCAAAATTAGCTTTAATCAGAACGAAATCAAAACTAAGAAAAAATTTAATTGATAAATACCAATGTCCTACCCCTCCTTGGGAGAGTACATCACCAAATTTATTATGGAATGTTCCTAATGTAGCTGCAGCGCAAGCTTCTATGCTTTTAAATATTCATGGTACTTCTACAGGTTTTTCAGGTGCATGTGCTTCTTTTGGGTCAATGATTGATCATGCTTTACTTGAAATTCAAAGTGGTAGAACGGATGTTGCTATTGTCGGAGCTACAGATGCTAATCCATCAAATGAACTTATTTCGGCTTTTTACAATGGCAGATTGGCGGTTTTAGGTGATTCCCATGGTGTACCATTCTGTGATTTACGTGGAACGCATATCTCTGGTGGAGCGTGTACATGGATAATTGCCGCAGAAGACGCTATGCAGAAGTTTGATATACAACCATTACCTGTAGAAATACTTGGTGCAGGCGTGAGTAGTGATGCGGAACACATTATCACTCCTTCTAAGGAAGGTCCGAAATTAGCGATAAAAAGAGCTTTTGCAGATGCAGGGATACAACCTGCGCAGGTGTGTCTTTGGGATATGCATGCCACAGGTACTCCAGGTGATTGGAATGAACTTAATTTAATTGATGAATTTGCACCAAAAACGGCTTATATTTCAGCAAGAAAAGGAATTTTTGGGCATGGGATGTCTGTAGGCGGAGGTTGGGAGCTTACAGCACAATTACTTGGAACTAAAAAGACCAATCAACAAACTTATAAATTGTTACCTTCTGGAATTGATCCAAATAAAATAAACCCGAAAATTTCTTCTTTAAACCGAAATTTGTTGTTAAATAAAGTTGTTGAAATAAAAGCGCAAGACGAAGGTCTTGTTTGTGTGAAATTAAGTATGGGTCTAGGCGGAACCACAAGTTGTGTGGTTGCACGAGTAAAATAA
- a CDS encoding L,D-transpeptidase family protein, producing the protein MKRFSNYIKSKDNFVLTIIYSSFLVFSIFNSEKIYSQETKDLFAQENKEFFQKQQTKIKSELTTNLVLNQIPSAFVSLGAYLPIHAIVVEKNLHKLSVFKMLLNGNYTLVKTYLAITGKEQGDKKFRGDNRTPEGIYFIVGQKDGSDLIQKWGPSARKYGPKAFVLDYPNIFDKRQRKTGSGIWIHGVDKDDRMQRPFDTEGCVALRNEDVLDISQYISEYQTPVVIVDRMPVVPHEDLLKERARVSEMIESWRTSWENSDFETYLSFYSPQFQSLGKSKEGWYEYKEKLSKLRAGEIKVEISQPKILAFRNQLLVEFTQRYSSPDKKDFGRKYLYLRKEGNIYKIIAEKWYAIPKGKSELAVTNDTSPQKRSD; encoded by the coding sequence GTGAAGAGATTTAGTAATTACATAAAATCTAAAGATAATTTTGTATTAACTATAATTTACAGCTCATTCCTAGTTTTTTCTATTTTTAATAGTGAAAAAATTTATTCGCAAGAGACAAAAGATTTATTCGCACAAGAAAATAAAGAATTTTTTCAAAAACAACAAACAAAAATAAAAAGCGAACTCACTACAAATTTAGTTTTAAATCAAATTCCATCTGCCTTTGTAAGTTTGGGAGCTTATCTTCCTATCCATGCAATTGTGGTTGAAAAAAACCTACATAAATTAAGTGTTTTTAAAATGTTATTAAATGGCAATTACACATTAGTAAAAACTTATTTAGCGATCACGGGAAAAGAGCAGGGAGATAAAAAGTTTAGGGGAGATAATCGAACTCCTGAAGGTATTTACTTCATTGTTGGGCAAAAGGATGGTTCTGATTTAATTCAAAAATGGGGTCCATCTGCAAGAAAATATGGTCCAAAAGCATTTGTGCTCGATTATCCAAATATCTTTGATAAGAGGCAGAGAAAAACAGGTTCTGGTATTTGGATTCATGGGGTTGATAAAGACGACCGTATGCAACGGCCTTTTGATACAGAAGGTTGTGTTGCTTTAAGAAATGAAGACGTTTTAGATATTTCTCAATATATCTCTGAATATCAAACTCCAGTTGTGATTGTTGATCGTATGCCTGTTGTTCCGCATGAAGATCTTTTAAAAGAAAGAGCAAGAGTCTCTGAAATGATTGAATCATGGCGGACAAGTTGGGAAAATTCTGATTTTGAAACTTATTTAAGCTTTTATTCTCCTCAATTTCAATCATTGGGAAAAAGTAAAGAAGGTTGGTACGAGTATAAGGAAAAGCTGTCTAAACTTCGTGCAGGCGAAATTAAAGTAGAAATAAGTCAACCAAAAATATTAGCGTTTAGAAATCAACTTTTAGTTGAATTTACCCAAAGATATTCATCTCCAGATAAAAAAGATTTTGGAAGAAAATATTTATATTTGAGAAAAGAAGGAAATATTTATAAAATTATTGCAGAAAAATGGTATGCAATCCCAAAGGGAAAGTCAGAATTGGCGGTTACTAATGATACTTCTCCGCAAAAAAGAAGTGATTAA
- a CDS encoding adenosine kinase, with protein MIRNTFFSSEQFKHKLDVVSIENALIDLLVRANDTDLKNFGMTKGIMQLVDEDTQKKVIHNLGNVKPEVELGGSASNAVRGLAVLGAKTSYSSCVGTDAYGKAFASRLAELGIINRLSVQGETHTGTCLVVVTPDGERTLNTYLGACRKYMPTDLPFEDIANSKILFTTGYMLDTQNQIDALHAAIDFALLNDVKVAFDVADPFVIKRHGKKTIFSLLEKTHLVFLNAEEAKILLELDPKSAAIELAKTVQLSVVKDGENGAYIAYDENVIFIPAKKVEVADTTGAGDMFAGGFMYGLCNGLTIEQSGQIATLLASDTVSYMGVRLSSNIRAQVEAIIR; from the coding sequence ATGATTCGGAATACTTTCTTTTCTTCAGAACAGTTTAAACATAAACTAGATGTTGTTTCTATTGAAAATGCTTTGATAGACTTATTAGTACGTGCAAATGATACTGATTTAAAAAACTTTGGAATGACCAAAGGTATTATGCAGTTGGTTGATGAAGATACACAAAAAAAAGTAATACATAATTTAGGCAATGTAAAACCTGAGGTAGAGTTAGGTGGTAGTGCATCTAATGCAGTAAGAGGATTAGCTGTATTAGGAGCTAAAACGAGTTACAGTAGTTGCGTAGGAACAGATGCTTACGGAAAAGCGTTTGCTAGTCGTTTAGCAGAGCTAGGAATTATCAATCGGCTTTCTGTTCAAGGTGAAACGCATACAGGAACCTGTTTAGTTGTTGTAACTCCAGATGGAGAAAGAACATTAAATACCTATCTTGGTGCTTGCCGAAAGTACATGCCAACGGATTTGCCTTTTGAGGATATAGCGAATTCAAAAATATTATTTACCACCGGATATATGCTTGATACTCAAAATCAAATCGATGCTTTGCATGCGGCAATTGATTTTGCTCTTTTAAATGATGTCAAAGTGGCTTTTGATGTGGCTGATCCCTTTGTTATAAAAAGACACGGGAAAAAAACAATTTTTTCACTCCTAGAGAAAACTCATTTAGTTTTTTTGAATGCAGAAGAAGCTAAAATTTTACTTGAATTAGACCCGAAATCTGCTGCAATAGAACTAGCTAAAACTGTTCAACTATCTGTAGTTAAAGACGGTGAAAATGGGGCATATATTGCCTACGACGAAAATGTAATTTTTATTCCTGCAAAAAAAGTAGAAGTTGCCGATACAACTGGTGCGGGGGATATGTTTGCAGGCGGCTTTATGTATGGTCTTTGTAACGGCCTAACTATTGAACAATCTGGTCAAATTGCAACACTGTTAGCATCCGATACAGTTTCATACATGGGAGTTCGTCTTTCATCTAATATCCGAGCACAAGTAGAAGCTATTATTAGATAA